AGACGGAGCGCCTCGGGGAGGTCGGCGGCGCGCCCCCGGGTCAAGAGCAGCCGCGCGAGCTCCCGGCGGTGCCCATACGCGCCGGAGGCCGCATCCTGGCGCAGCCGCGTCTCGGCGTCGGCCCAAAATCGGGCGGCCTCGGCGTGACGGCCTTCGAAATCGCGCGCCTGCGCGACGCCACGCAGGACCACGTGATCGTAGACGTTCGGCGCGTCGCGCGTGACCGTGACCACGCGCGTGAGGTGGTCGACCGCCGCCTCGTACCAGCCCTGGCGCAACTCCAACACCGCGAGATCGGTCAGCGCGAGCGGATACTGCGGCAGGATCCGCAGCGCCTCCGTGAAGAGCGCGCGCGCCTCATCGAACCGTCCGTGCTGATACAGGAACCGCCCGTAGAGGCTGCGCACCCACGTCGAGCTCGCGGTTTCCTCCGGCTCCTCCAGCGCCAGCGCGCGGCGGTAGTCGGCTTCCGCCTCGGCGTCCCGGCCCTGCGCGATCTCGACCAGCGCCCGCAGCGCGTAGGCCCGCAGGGAGGGATCGGCGGCCATGAGCGCCCGGACCGCCCGCGACGCCGCAGGTACGTCGCCCCGGGCCAGGTTGGATGTGACGATGATCGGAAGGGCCTCTCCGCTCGGGCCGGCCGCCCGGGCGAGACGCATCGCGTCGGCAAAGTCGTGCCGGGCCTCGGCCACGCGGGCGAGCGCCAGGATCGCACCCTCGTTGTTGACGTTGAGGCGGGCCAGCGAGGCCCGGGCGGTCTGGTCGGCCAGCAGGTACCAGCGAATATCGCCGGTGACGCGGGCCTCCTTCAAGTACGCGCCGGCGAGGCCCGCCCGGTCGAGGGCGCCGTCGGGATTTCGCGCGAGCCGGT
This region of bacterium genomic DNA includes:
- a CDS encoding tetratricopeptide repeat protein, yielding MHATRRRSWMLALTAAALLAAGAVLARGAPAGHAGSPFRYRFERPPQGAITNLLRAEIAFYEDRLARNPDGALDRAGLAGAYLKEARVTGDIRWYLLADQTARASLARLNVNNEGAILALARVAEARHDFADAMRLARAAGPSGEALPIIVTSNLARGDVPAASRAVRALMAADPSLRAYALRALVEIAQGRDAEAEADYRRALALEEPEETASSTWVRSLYGRFLYQHGRFDEARALFTEALRILPQYPLALTDLAVLELRQGWYEAAVDHLTRVVTVTRDAPNVYDHVVLRGVAQARDFEGRHAEAARFWADAETRLRQDAASGAYGHRRELARLLLTRGRAADLPEALRLMRQELAVRMDPDTLDTMAWALCLAGRWDEAQRAERAAMRWGVRDARYFYRAALIAQQLGDTEAARGYLRRVRAADPAFDARSLQVALVGL